The Merismopedia glauca CCAP 1448/3 sequence TTAACTCCAACTGAAATAATAAGAGCATCTGGAAAGCGGTTTCTCAGTTCTCCCCGTTGGCGAAATTCGGATTCTAGGCGATCGCTAACTTGCTTGACACCATTACCCCGAACCCCCAAATTATAAATAACATGACCGGAATTATCTGCTAGCATCCACTGACGTTTGAGCCTATCTACCCAACCACCACCTTCTGAGTCTCCATAGCCATAGATAATGCTGTCGCCAATGGCAAGAATTTTTAAAGGATGAGGATGAGAAATTATCGTATCAAAAGTCGGAATAGCAAAAGTCTGCATTAAAAATTTAGTTTATAAAAGTACATTTACTGATAATAATCTACACAAACTAGTTGCAGTTTGTCCAACTAGAGCGATCGCCGTTAGTTAAACTGGTAATGACGAACTGCAATTATCACTTAATGTTGAACAAACATTCTCACTTTGACAACACTCAGATTATGTATCGAGCGGAAGAGTTAATCAACGCCGCATCGAACCGCTATAAAATTACGGTGCAAGTTGCTAATCGAGCCAAACGCAGACGCTATGAAGACATAGACGTTCATGATGAAGTCATGATGAAGCCAGTGTTGCGCGCCATTGTGGAAATGTCTGATGAATTAACTCAACCAGAAATTATTGGAGATTAATCTTAAACGGAAACTTATCGCACCAGTCAGTTTGGGTTTGAGATGTCTATCTTTTGAAACCATTGTGGGGTGGGCATCTTGCCCGCCCATGAGTAGTGTATCAAAATCAGAACCGCTATCAGTGCAGTAATGCAAGCAACTTTAGAACACCTCAAGCAAGTATATCTGCTGGCAGCATTACAGGATGCAGAATTAGAGCAAATTCAGGCATATGCTTGGATCAAAACTTTTTCCCAGGGAGAAATAGTCATGCATGAGGGCGATCGCCTACCCTCTCGTCTGTTTACCCTGGCTTCCGGTTCGGTACGCATTACTCGCACTGCAACCACTGGTAAGGAAACCATATTTCGGGTGCTATCTACTGGAGAGATGTTTGCTGCACCCGCACTATTTGGCAATGGCATCGCTCCAGCTACAGTAACTGCTGAGGTAGATTGTGAGGTAGTTATGGTAGAGCGAGAGGCGTTAATGAATGCAATTCGCTCTAACCCAGAAATTGCCTTCAAAATGTTAGGCATATTTAACCAACGGTTGCAGCAACTTCACGATACCGTACATGGACTGATTTCGGAACGAGCGATCGCTCGTCTAGCCCGCTACATCCATGACGCTGCTAATGAACATGGTACAGTAACGACACCAGAAGGGGCTGTGCTGCGATCGCGCCTTTCTTACTATCAGATTGCCCGCAGTATTGGCATTACCTATGAAGAGTGCGTTCGGTTGTTCAAACAAATCCAGGGGGTTGTCAGCTACAGTCGAGGTGGGAAAATAACACTCAAGGATGGGAAAATGCTAGAGGCGATCGCGATGGGGGTTAGCAGAGAGATCACCTTCCTGGGTTATATACCTGAATAATTTTGCCATTATCCCCATAAAGTTCCAGGCGCAATCTAAAGTTAGTGCTGATGGTATTGAGGGTTTCTCCTAAAGCTAAAACCCGATCCACGATCGCTGCTTGAGTGTTGTAATCTCCTTTCTTTTTGGCACTGAGAGAGGCTTGTTTGACAGCTTGAGTGTAAGTAGGGGTTAAGGTAACTTTAATTGTGTCCTCAACGATTTTAAACTGGCAAATAGGTGGTTTGGTGGAACAGAGTTTTTGCAAAGTTTGCTGAGCGCGATCGCGTCTTTGGTTGGCTAAAACTAGTTGGGTTTTGGCTTGATTGAGAGCTTCTTTGTATGTGGGAATCAATGGTTGAGCTTTGCCATAGTAGAATGTGCCTAGAGGCACTTGCTGGACTAAATTAATGGCTTGATTCCAGTTAGCGACTGCTTTTGACCATTGATCGGCAAGTTGGAAATCTTGGGCTTTTTGAGCTAGTTGCCTAGCTGAATTGTAGTTAGTCGCCGATAATTGTTCCTGGCTTTGGCGATCGCTCGCTACTTTTAGTTGTTTTTTGGCGTTTTCCAGGGTTTTTTGGGCAGATGTATGGGCTGCTGTTCCAGTTTCTATTTTTCCCAGGTCTTCTATCGCTCCTTGCCACTGTAGCTTGACTTTTTGCCAGTCAGGTGCTGATAGGGCTATTCCTTGCAAGGCTTTCGCAACTCTGGCTTTTTCTTCGCCTTGTTTGAGGAAATTTTCGGCTTTTTGAGCAATAACTATTTGAGTTTGGGTGGTGGCTAGATTGCTACGAGATTGTTTGAGTTTAGCCTGAGCTAAGGGATAAGCACTACTATCAGCCGGAACTTGCTGGAGATTGGCGATCGCCCTTTGCCAAAGTTGGGCGGTTTCTCGCCATTGAGATGCTTTTAGGGGCTGATTTTGGCTTTTTGTGGTGGCTTGACTGGCTTGATTGAGTCCCAATCGCGTGAATTCTAACCAATTGACTTGGGTTTGATAAGTAGTTTTTAAGGATTGAGCTTGACTATAAGACCCAGACCAGGTAGGAATAGTTTCCAGACGAGCGATCGCAGCATCTAATTGTTCCTTAGCCTTAACTATATCTGCTTCTGACTGACCTGCTGTTTGCTCTTGGTTTGACTGTTCGTGCAATTGTTGAGCAATAGTCATAGCTTGACAGCTTCCCACCACGCAAGGACGAGTTAAGCCATAGACAGTTACCCCAAAAACCCCTAATCCAATGATTGAACCCAAAGCGATCGCCAAAGGTTTTAAATTGGAATGACGGGAAGTAGATACTTCTGAGGTTCTAGATGATTCTCCT is a genomic window containing:
- a CDS encoding DNA-directed RNA polymerase subunit omega; its protein translation is MLNKHSHFDNTQIMYRAEELINAASNRYKITVQVANRAKRRRYEDIDVHDEVMMKPVLRAIVEMSDELTQPEIIGD
- a CDS encoding Crp/Fnr family transcriptional regulator; the encoded protein is MQATLEHLKQVYLLAALQDAELEQIQAYAWIKTFSQGEIVMHEGDRLPSRLFTLASGSVRITRTATTGKETIFRVLSTGEMFAAPALFGNGIAPATVTAEVDCEVVMVEREALMNAIRSNPEIAFKMLGIFNQRLQQLHDTVHGLISERAIARLARYIHDAANEHGTVTTPEGAVLRSRLSYYQIARSIGITYEECVRLFKQIQGVVSYSRGGKITLKDGKMLEAIAMGVSREITFLGYIPE